The genomic segment AGTTTTTCGCCTGATTCTTATAACAAAGAATACCATCTGTCCGCGAAACTTGCCGCAAGACTTGGTCTTCGTGATATCTATTCGATACGAATGGAAACAGCATCATCATCTGGAGCAGCTGCCTTTCAATTGGGAGTGAATTTGATTCTCAGTGGAAGATACGATCATGGACTTGTGGTTGCTACAGAACTTATGAGTCAATTGAATCGAGAGGAAAGTAATCTTTTGTTAGGTTCTGTTTTATCTGATTCACAACGATCTTTGGGAATGTCTATGGCACAAGGTGGGGCCATGATCACTCGTAAATACTTAGATGATTATGGTTACAAGGATGAGGATCTTTTTGCCATTGCAAAAAAACTTCACGACAACGGGCTAGAAAATCCAAAGGCACATATCAAAAAGAATTTGAGTCTGGAAGAATACCAAAACCAAACAAAAATCGCAAGCCCCTTAGGTTTGTATGATATCTCACCTTTGTCGGATGGATCGGCAGCCCTCATACTATCCAAGGAACCTAGTTCCATTTCTGTCAAAGGAATGGGTTCCGGAACGGCTCCCTTTTTAACTTCAGCGGATCCCAGTTTTCTTGCCAATCGAATCGCCTTTGAAAAGGCCTATGCTGAGGCAGGAGTGAACCCCCATGACATTGATTTTGCAGAATTACACGATGCTTTCACTCCTTTTGAGCTTGTAGGTGCCGAAGATGCTGGTTTTTTCAAACGAGGAGAGGCCTTATTCCAAGTAAAGGCAGGACTCACGCACCCTAAGGGAAAAATCCCTATCAATTCATCTGGTGGGCTCAAATCACGAGGCCACCCCGTGGGTGCTTCGGGTCTTGCACAAATTGTAGAACTTTGTCGCTTCTTTGAGGAATGGCCTGAAAAGCGGTTGGCAGTAGCACAAAGTATAGGTGGACTTGCTACAAACAACTTTGTGTCGATATTAGAACGAGACTGATGCCCGAAAAAATACTGATCATCCAAACTGCTTTCTTAGGTGACCTGATCCTATCCACTTCGTTTTTCCATGCGGTAAAAACAGAACACCCAGGGGCGGAAATCCATGTGCTTGTCAATGCAGGTACGGAATCTGTTTTGGATAACAATCCTGATTTAACGAAAGTTTGGTCATTAGACAAAAAACGAATCAAAAAGAATCCGTTTGCGTTTTTGCATTTCGCCGGATTGTTAAAAAAAGAATCCTTCAACAAAGTGTACTCAGCACACTTTTCGTTTCGATCCAGTTTATTGTCTTATCTCACTCGTGCACCCATTCGTATTGGATACAAGGAATCAGGATTTTCTTTTTTACATACAAGGACTGTACAAAGACCCAAACAAGGCCCCCATGAAGTAGAAAAACTTTTTTCACTTTTATTTGAAGAGTATGATTATCCAAGCGGACGAGAAAGAAGGCCTTATTTATTTCCAGGCCAGCTAGAGGAGGATTCCTTCCTAAGCAAAAAAAAGGGAATCCTTACGGGTGATGAAGGATACATTCTCATTGCACCATCATCTCTTTGGGAAACCAAAAGAATGCCGGAAGAGAAATTTGTCAGTGTCATCACCCAAATCTTACGCAAAAGAAAAGAAACTGTGATTCTTATTGGTAGCAAGGCTGATTTAGAAATTGAAAATACAATCTTTCGATTGATGAAAACGGAACCACTCCAACTCAGAGAAAGAGACCGTCTCCTTTCTCTAGTAGGAAAAACAAACCTAAAGGAACTTATGGTTTGGATTCGAAATGCAAACGCCATTATTTCCAACGATTCCAGTCCCATTCATTTTGCCTCTGCTTTCAACACTCCTACCGTAATGTTATATGGTGCAACCATCCCAGCATTCGGATATGGAAGCCTTTCCGATAGACATAAAATCATGGAGGTAAAAGGTTTAAATTGTAGGCCTTGCGGAATCCACGGTGGACGAATTTGTCCTGAAGGGCATTTCCGTTGTATGATGGACCAAAATCCCGTGCGTATTTTTGAAGCCTTAGAGGAAGTCATCTCTCATGAAATTACCTGATAAAAAAATAAAAGATTACAACAGTAAGTTGTACCGCAGCCGAATTGTTAACGTTCAAAAAAAATTAAAAACGGGTGAGATCTTTCTCTTATTTGCGGCAAGCCATAAAATTAGAAACAGAGATGTGGAGTATAAATTCCGTCAAAATTCGGATTTCTATTACCTAACAGGGATTACGGAAGAAGATTCTATCCTTGTCATCACAAAAGAAGTTGTTGGGATGTTTTGTTTACCCAAAGATAAAGAAAAAGAAATTTGGACAGGAATCCGACTCGGAAAAGAAAAAATCAAATCTATGTTAGGTTTAAATTTTTCTTACGACTTAAGTGATTGGGAAAAAGAACGACCTGCTATTCTCATTGGAAATCATACCCTCTACTATTTTTTTGGAGAAAATCCAGACCGAGACCGCGAACTCATTACGGAATGTCGCAACCTTTCGGAAAGAGCTCGCGAGGGAAAATTTGGTCCACACCGCATAGAACACCCTCATTTTTTACATGAGGAGAGACTCATCAAATCCAAAGAAGAAATTTCGCTTTTAAAAAATGCCGCCGAAGTCACAAAACTGGGCCATATGCGCATTATGCGAGAAAGTAAACCAGGGATGTATGAATACGAATTGGAAGCACTCCTTGACCAAGAGTATCTAAAATACGGCTCCATTGGTGGAGGTTATGGTCATATCGTTGCCTCCGGGAAAAATGCCTGTATTTTGCATTACGTCAATAATGATGATCTATTAAAAGAAGGTGATTTGGTTCTTGTGGATTCGGGAGCCGAGTGGAATTATTACACTGCGGATGTGACTCGTGTTTTTCCTGTAGGTAAAAAATTTACCGAAGCCCAAAAAACAATCTATGAAATTGTATTGTACGCACAAAAGAATGCGATTCTAAATTCTATTTCTGGAACTCCTTTCAATGAAGTTCATAAAAAAACAGTTCGTTTCTTAAGTGACTGCCTTCGCGAAATGGGTTTTCTAAAAGGAAGTTTAGAAGAAATCATCGATAAGGGAACTTATCGAAAATTTTATATGCACCGAACAGGCCATTACTTGGGAATGGATGTTCACGATGTGGGAAGATATTTTTTAGAAGGAAAATCCAGGCCGCTTAAGGACGGTCAGGTGGTCACAGTGGAACCTGGTTTATATTTCGATCCAACGGATGATTCCATCCCTAAAGAATTTAGAGGGATCGGAATTCGTATCGAGGATGATATTGTAATCCATGGAAAAACACCTATCAATCTAACAGAATCTATCCCTAAAGAAATTTCTGAAATTGAAGCTTTAAAGGCATAAACAATTCACTTATCTTGTGTTTGTTGGTAATTCATGAGTAGAGAACTTCCGAAACGATTTCGTTCTGTCCGTTATTTTGATCGAATCAGTTCCGAAATCGCTGAAATTGTTCGGTTGGAAATGGAAAAGTTAGGATACCCTGGCCTCACCACATCTCATTTTGAAATCCTTACCTTTCTTTTACGTAGCACCGTCCCGATCAATATGACACAAATTGCCAAAACCATTGAAAAAACAAAACCGACTTGTACGGTACTTGTGAACCGGTTGGTGAAAGAGGGTCTTGTCGAACGAAATCCTTCTCCAAGTGATGGAAGGGAGTGGGCTTTACTTCTATCGAAAGATGGGAAAAAAATAAGAAAGAAGATCGTGACTATTTCTGCCAAACTTCTTTCGTTACAAACTTGGGGAATCTCAAAAGAAAACGAGGATATTTTGTATCCTATCCTCGATCAAATTTACAAACATATCCGAAAGGAAAAAGAAAATTAGAAGTTTTGTTTCTCTCTTTAAGAAGTAAAAACAGGTCTCCTGACTTGGACCGAAGCAGCAATTCCTTCCTGTGCATCCGAAGATTGAATGCTAATGATTGTAGCTATAATATCTGGTTCAATCAAAGCCAATATATCTTTTTGTACATTCAAAATTCCTGATTTTGTATCTTTCATTGCGGACAAAGAATTTTTCTTTAATTTGGTTTGGAGAGATTTTGATTTTTTTCTTAAATCATCTTCCGTTGTTGTAATTTCTTCGAACAAACTCGGCATTTCTTTTGCTTTGAAAGCATCTCCGAGTAATACGTGACGTTTTGCAGCATCGTATCCGACAGCTTCGCCTAAAAGAGCATAAATAAAAGATGGGACTTGGATTCCAATTTTTACTTCAGGCAATCCAAAACGAATGTCTTCTGTAACAAACCGATAATCACAAACAAGAGCAAGCATGGCTCCATAGCCCAAAGCATGGCCTGAAATTTCAGCTATGGTAGGAACGGGAAGGGTATACAAACTTTTTAAGTTCTCATAGAATAAATTTAAAAAAGGAGCCAGATCTTTTGACATATCCATTGTGCTGACAGTAGTCAGATCAAGTCCCAAAGAAAAAGTACCTGGAGAATCACTTTTTAACACGATCACTTTGGAATTGGATTCCTTTGCAGTTTGGATTGTTTTCTTTAATTCCAAAAACGATTCATTAGAAAAACTGTTCTTGTCGTTAATGCCCAATCGGATAAAACCGATTCCGTCTATTTGTTCGAATGAAATCATGTAATCCTCTAAATTAGTTAGATATCTAACCAATAGGGGAAGGGGGAAAAATCGGCAAGATTAATTTTGTTTACTGGGAATTTAAAAGATAGGTTTTTATGACTTCTTTCATGACGACAAGGCCAATGGGAAGGGCATCTTCATCAAAATCGAAAAAAGAGCTATGGTGGGGATGGATAAAACCTTTGGATTCGTTTCTAGATCCGATAAAAAAATAACATCCAGGACGTTCCATAAGAAAGGCAGAAAAATCTTCCCCACCCATGGTTCTTGTATTTTCTTCCGTGAGGCAATTTTCCCCTAAAACATTCTTTGCAGCAGTTCTCACTATATCTGCCATAGCGGGATCGTTGATGGTTGGTTTATCGATCCGATTGTATTCGAAGTCCACCTTCGCACCGAAGCCACTTGCTACTTGGTTCACAAGGGATTCCATTCGTTTGGGAATCATTTCATAAACAGATTTAGAGTAAGTACGAACGGTTCCATGGAGAGTAGCAGTTTCGGGGATGACATTAAAAGCATTTCCTGAATGAAAAGAGCCTACTGTGACCACACAAGGTTCAAGTGGGTCAACGTTTCTCGAAACTAAGGTTTGTAAGGCTGTGACTAAATGAGACCCCACAACAATGGGATCCACCGTGTGTTGTGGCATTGCCCCATGTCCAGAAGTTCCCTTGACAGTGATTTTGAATTCATCCACGGAAGCCATCATGGTTCCGTTCACAACTCCGACTTTCCCAAGATCTATATGATTCCAAACATGGAGGGCGAAAACAGAGTCCACTTTGTATCTTTCCAAAATTCCAGAAGCGATCATTCGGTCAGCCCCAGATCCACCTTCCTCGGCTGGTTGGAAACAAAGAAGAACCCTACCTTTTGGAACAAATTCTGAAAATGTTGATTTTAGTTCGGAAGAAAGAGCCATAAGGATGCTTGTATGTCCATCATGGCCACAAGCATGCATCTTTCCCGGGTTTTTGCTTTTGTATTCGTGGTTGTTTTCTTCGTGGATCGGAAGGGCATCCATATCGGCACGAACAAGGATTGTTTTTCCAGGAATCCCTGAATCAAAAAGTGCGACAAGTCCAGTTTCTGCAATTCCTGATTCCACTTGAAAACCTAAAGATTCCAAATGTGCCTTCACAAAAGAGGCAGTTTCCCTTTCCTCATATTTGAGTTCAGGAGACTGGTGAAAGGTTCGTCTGTAGCGAACCATTTCCTCTTTTCGGTGTGAAGGAAGGAGTTTCATAATTTGTCGGTTTCTAGTTTGGCTCTCTTTTCGACTTCATCCAAAATGGAATAGAGATCGAGTCCATATTTCTCAAAAAGAGAATTTTTTGCCAACTCATAACGAACTAAATTAATATTAAAATTGATCTTAGCCTGCGTGACAGCGAGCTCTACATTTGCCAAACTATCTAGGGCATTTTTTACGTTAACAGCCGTATAGCGACCTTGTCGGAAACGTTCCATTAGCCCATTGTAAAAAATTTCTGTTTCTTTTCTTGTTTTGATTAGATCTTTCAAAAGAGCATGGCTTGCTATGAGTGCTTCATAACGATTGTCAATTTCTTGAGAAATTTCTTGTTCCAAGTTTTGGATTTTCATCTCATTTACTTTGAGATTGGTTTCCGCATCACGAATTCCTGCTTTGATTCCTAAATCCCAAAGAGGATATGACATTTTTAACTCAGCAAGAATTTGTGGGTAATTGAAGGATGTGATCCCTCGTTGGCGTGCGATGAAATTATCTTGAGGAGAAATAAAATTTTGACCAATGGAACTATAAGTAAAACTGGCAAGAAGTGATGGATCGTCTTCAGCAAGAGCTGTATTCAAAGCCAGTTTTGCAATTTCTCTTTCCCTTTTTAACATAAGGAAATCAGTCCTTCTAGAAAGTGCATACTCTTTGTCTGCTTTTAGATTGATCCCTGTAGGCAAAGTTTCGCTGAGATCAGTGACACCTTCAATAGAAGATCCTGTGTCTACATTCAGAATACGAATCAAATTTCTTTCGGCTTCAATTCGATCCACTTTTGATTTTGCTAAAAGAGATTGGGTTTTAAGATACGCCTGGTTCCATTGGTTGACTTCAAATCCTTCTGAAAGTCCAAGACCTGTTTTGCGTAAGGTTAATCTACGAATCTCTTCTGTGTTTTTAGAAACTTTTTCGTAAGTAGCAATTTGTGAATCTACGATGCTAAGGGACCAATAATCCACAAGAATCTTTACCACAAGTTGTGTTAAGATGTTGATATAGTTTTCGCGAACAAGAAGGGTTTGGTTTTTTAGAAGTTTTTCCTTATCTTCTTCGTTTCTTCCAAATCCATATTTAAGTAATTCTTGGGATAAAGTAACAGAAACTGCACCCGTATACATTGGTGGAGCCGCGAGCAAACTTCCAAATCCACTTTGCGAAGCAGGATCTTCAAAAGCGTTCACATCATACCGGATGGTACTGATCTCAGTTTTGAAATAGGTTCCGGTTTTGAACTGTTTTTCTATCCCAGCCGAAATTTTATCTTGGGATCGAATTGTTCCGGCAAAGATGTTGTTTCGGTTACTTGGAAAAAGTTGTTTGGAGGACTGGATGCTGGCCAAGGCTTTCCAAGAGTATTTGGACTCATTTTTCCATTCAGGACTATCTGCTTTTACAATTTCCAATTTGGCATTTTGAACAATGGTATTGTTTTCAATGACTTGTTCAATGGCTTGGGAAATAGTGAGTCTTAGTTTTTTGGGACCATTTCCCTCTTGGAGAGAATCTGGGATGGTATTGCCGTTTTCCCACTGGGAAAGTTGCATCCGTTTCACGTCCTCGTCAAAGTCTGATTCCGCAAAAACTGGCAGAGTGATCAAACTAAAAGATATTAACCAACTGGTCAACTTTCGAGAACTTATGAAAAAATACGGGGTAGAAATATTATGACTGTTCAATGGAAACTTATTAAACCCCTTACAAAAACAAGATGAAAAAATCAATCTTGTCAATCAACCTAAAATGTAAAAACCTACCTGGAGAAACGTTAGTTTCTGGGAGAACATTGTGGCAAATCTGTCGAAAAAACCGAATCGTCTGGTTCATGAAAAGAGTCCTTATCTGTTACAACATGCACACAATCCCGTAGATTGGTTTCCCTGGGGAAACGAAGCCTTCGAAAAGGCCCAAAAAGAGGATAAAATCATCCTTTTGTCCATTGGATATTCGACTTGTCACTGGTGCCATGTGATGGAACGGGAATCCTTTGAAGATGATTCCACAGCAGAAGTCTTAAACCGCGATTTCGTATGCATCAAGTTAGACAGAGAAGAACGACCAGACATAGATAAAATTTATATGGACGCCCTGCACGCCATGGGAACCCAAGGGGGTTGGCCTCTCAATATGTTTCTCACTCCCACAAAGGAACCAATTCTCGGAGGAACTTATTTTCCTCCCGAAAATCGCTACGGGAAACGCAGTTTCAAAGAGGTTTTGCGTTTGGTTTCAGAGGCTTGGAAGAACCAAAGAGAGGAACTGATTACAGCTGCTTCCGATTTGACACAGTATTTACGAGACAATGAAACTAGATCCAATGAAGGAAAGCTCCCAGCTAAAGAAATTATTGAGAAAAATTTTGAACGATACCTCCAAGTGTACGATAAAGAGTTTTTTGGATTCAAAACCAATTCTGTGAATAAATTTCCTCCTAGTATGGCTCTTAGTTTCCTTACGGAATTCTACTTACTGAAAAAAGACCCAAGAGCCCTGGAGATGGCTTTTAACACGGCTTATGCCATGAAGTCCGGTGGGATTTACGACCAAGTTGGAGGAGGAATTTGCCGTTATGCGACAGACCATGAATGGCTTGTTCCTCATTTTGAAAAGATGTTGTATGACAACTCTCTCTATGTTGGAGCTCTTTCTTTATTGTACAAGGCAACGGGAGAACCATTCTTTTTAGAAGTGATCCGGGAGATTGTAACTTATATCCGAAGGGATATGACCTTAGAGTCCGGCGGAATTGCGAGTGCCGAAGATGCTGATTCTGAAGGGGAGGAAGGTAAGTTTTACATTTGGAACCAAGAAGAATTTTTTTCCCTAGTTCCCTCAGAGGAAATCCAAGGATTTTGGAATGTGACCGAGGAAGGAAATTTTGAACATCATAACATTTTAAATGTTTATTGGAAGGGAAAAAATCCTTTTGTCGATGGAATCCAAATGAAACCGGAATTCTCTAAACAATTGGAATTAGCAAAAGAGAAGTTACTCACAGTTCGTGAAAAAAGGATTCGTCCCTTACGGGATGATAAAGTCTTAACTTCTTGGAATTGCCTTTGGATCCGAGCCCTTTTGTCTGCCTACGAGGTTTCTGGAGACGAGGAATATCTAAAAGATTCCAAAAAGATTTATCAATTTATCACAAAACAACTAGTAGGTGAGGATGGTTCCATCCTAAGACGATTCCGAGAAGGGGAAGCCAAATACTTTGGGACCCTTCCCGATTATACAGAATTCATTTGGGTATCGATGAAACTCTTCCAGTTGGATGAGGATATGGATGCCTATGCATTCGGAAAAAAATCATTGGATTATGTTTTTGCCAATTTTGAATCCAAGGTGGGGCCATTTTACGAATCCTATCATGGAAACGAAGATTTGATTGTCAGAACCATAGAAGGTTATGATGGAGTAGAACCTTCTGGAAATTCAACCATCTTACATTTGTTTCACCTTTTGTTTTCCTTGGGGTATAAAAACATAGATCTGCAAAAAAAAGCAAATTCCATCTTTGCCTACTTCCTTCCCGAACTCACACAAAATTCACTCAGTTATCCTTCGATGATTTCGGCGTTCCAAAAATTCCAATACCCATCCAAGGAAGTTCTAGTGGTGTATAGAGGCAAAGACCTTGAGGAAGTTGGATCCATTCGGAAAAAATTAGCAGGATTAAAAGATCCTAATTTAGTTTGGTTGGTAATAGAGGAATCGAAAGCGAAGGCATTGGTTCCAGAACTGGAACTCCTTACGGGAAGAGGTGCTGGTTCTGGAATTTTATACTATGTTTGTCAAAATTTTTCTTGTGAATTACCTAAAGACAACTGGGAAGAAACACTCAATCTTATACAACAATAGGAGTGGCATCGCCCCAGAGACGATCTAACGAATAATAAGTTCTCATTTCGTCTGTCATGATATGTACACAAATTTCACCGTAATCTAGAAGGATCCATCCAGTGGCATCTTTCGGAAGATCAGCGAGGTTTTGACGTTTCACTGCAAGTTTTAAAGGTTTCATATACTTATCAATGTCCTTCGCACAAGACCGACCTTGCGTTTCTGTTTTGACTGTTGCGAGTACAAATAAAGATAAATAACTATGGACATCTTTTAGATCCAAAAACTGAATGTTTTCACATTTTTTGTCAATTAACGTCTGTTTGATTTTTTTGAGATGTTCTAATGTCTCGGTGCTGATATTCGGCATTTTAGTCCTTGGAATTTTGAAAATCTTCCCCGAGTACGACAGTGGCATCTAGCCCCAGATCTTTTCTGAGTGCGAAGTAAACTCTTCGTCCTTGGAAGGTATCGGAGATAATATCTGTGTACTGTGTGTTTCCGGAGCGATTTAGGATGATACTGGATTTAAAACTAGAATCCCAGGCATTGTCAACAGAGAGAACTTTCAGACCCTTATCATTCAGAAGCACCTTACCGTATCTGGCAAGCCCATTTTTTGGGGTTCCATTCAGGACTTCAATCCGAGCTCTTTCGCCTTCGCTAAAGGAGAGGGACCTAAGTTCACTGGAAAATTTATGAAAAGCAACTTTTACAGTTTCTTCATTGGCTCTTAGGATTTCGTCTTTTTGTTTAGGCCTTCCAATCGGTTCCCCCGGTACTTCAGAAACACCAAAATGGATTTTTTCTTTTTTGAGAAAATCCATCAGAGTTTCCCATTCTTTTGTGGAAAGATTGGTTGTCATCTGCGAGTGAAGGTATGCAACTCTTTGTTTTCCAAGTAAGTCTCTTTTTTCATGAATGGCTTCAAGGATTGTTAAAAATACTGTTTCTTGGATTTCAAGTCTACGAATGTAGGAGATCATAGATTCATCCGTAAGAGAACTCATCCAATCAAAAGCATCTTCTCCGTCCAAAATATAAGTTTGTTTGTTCCTAGCATAATTTTTTGTTATATGAAGGGATTTTGGTTCAAAGAAAAAACCAAGTCCACCAAGTAAGTTAATCCAATTCTGGAATTGTGTTTTGGTCCAAACGATTTTGAAAGGGATATTAGAATCTAAAGTGTCTTCTAAAACTGATTCCACATACGATGGGGCAGAACTTCCCCTTTCTTTTAAAGATTTATCTCCATCGTCAAAACTGGTTTTGGGATTTACAAAGAAGAGGGCCGCTTTCTTTTCATTGGGATAAAATTCCGCATAAAGGGAAAACAGATATTCATCCTTATCACCTAAAACAGAGAAAAGGATAGGAAGTCGTTTGCTTTGAGACAATTTTTGATCTAAAGAAAATCCCCCTTTCGAACGAAAAACCAGAAAAAGAAGGGCAATCAAAAAGAAGGAACCAGCCGCGATCAAAAGAGTTTTTGCAGGGATCGGTTGTTTTTTAGGAGCTTCGCGTAACATCTATTTGGTTTCCTTTATCAAGTTTGCAGATTGGTTATACGTTTGGAACGTAAAGGGATGGATGACTTCCTTTTTTTCCATAAGAAAGGAAATGGTTTGAAAGGCTTTCATAAAAACTCCATAATTTAGATTTTCCTCTGTTTTCTGTACCCACTGGGAAAGATCTGGTTGCCGGAAAGCATAGTCGGATCCTAAAAAATCCGCGGCATAAAGAATTTGGTCCAAAAGTTTGGGAGAACTATTTCCTAAGGTATGGGAAGAAATAGCCTTTGTAATTTCAGGATCACTAAATCCATATTCTTTCTCAAGCCATAACGGAGCGGAAAAAGCGTGGAGGGCCTGCGAAGGAATTCCCGTTACGTCCAAAGAAAATTCATTGAAGAGTCCCGTATGGATTTCCGGTTTTTTCTGTTTGGTGATGTCATGGCAAAGTCCCGCGAGATAGGCTTTCTTTGGATTGGGATGCCCATGAATTTTAGCGAGTGACTCTGCATAGTCGGCAACACGGAAAATATGTTGGAGGCGGGTTTCCGTGACATGATTTGGAATTTCGTCCGTAAAAAATAAAATCCAATCCTCAAAAGAGGCATTTGATTTAGGAAT from the Leptospira congkakensis genome contains:
- a CDS encoding LytR C-terminal domain-containing protein; this encodes MLREAPKKQPIPAKTLLIAAGSFFLIALLFLVFRSKGGFSLDQKLSQSKRLPILFSVLGDKDEYLFSLYAEFYPNEKKAALFFVNPKTSFDDGDKSLKERGSSAPSYVESVLEDTLDSNIPFKIVWTKTQFQNWINLLGGLGFFFEPKSLHITKNYARNKQTYILDGEDAFDWMSSLTDESMISYIRRLEIQETVFLTILEAIHEKRDLLGKQRVAYLHSQMTTNLSTKEWETLMDFLKKEKIHFGVSEVPGEPIGRPKQKDEILRANEETVKVAFHKFSSELRSLSFSEGERARIEVLNGTPKNGLARYGKVLLNDKGLKVLSVDNAWDSSFKSSIILNRSGNTQYTDIISDTFQGRRVYFALRKDLGLDATVVLGEDFQNSKD
- the yqeK gene encoding bis(5'-nucleosyl)-tetraphosphatase (symmetrical) YqeK; this encodes MKQIPKSNASFEDWILFFTDEIPNHVTETRLQHIFRVADYAESLAKIHGHPNPKKAYLAGLCHDITKQKKPEIHTGLFNEFSLDVTGIPSQALHAFSAPLWLEKEYGFSDPEITKAISSHTLGNSSPKLLDQILYAADFLGSDYAFRQPDLSQWVQKTEENLNYGVFMKAFQTISFLMEKKEVIHPFTFQTYNQSANLIKETK